The nucleotide sequence CGGAATTGGCCATCTTCAGAACGACGTGCATCCCACCATGCATCTATCTCTTGCTCTGCGGCAGCCTTCATCTGTGCGATTGTAATCTGAGCATCTGCTATGATCTGCTGTGCAGTCTCTTCAGCATCACTCAGTATTCGCGCTTTCAACGAATGACTTTCGACATCAACCTCATCATTTCCTTCGCCTTTTGAAGCGGAGTTTGAAATATTTTGTTGTCTGGAGATGATGACTGGACTCGCTTCTAGTCGTTTAAGATCTTCTAATGAAATTACATTAGTGGATTTGATGAGATTAGACAATGATATCGTCTCCTCCACCACGCGCAATAATGATCTCTCCCGCTTCTTCTAGTCTGCGGATCGTAGCTACGATGCGAGTTTGCGCTTCCTCGACGTCTCTGAGACGTACGGGTCCCATGTACTCCATTTCTTCCTTAAATGTTTCTGCCATACGTTTGGACATATTGCGGAAGATTGCATCGCGGACTTCTTCGCTAGCCACTTTAAGCGCAAGCTGCAAATCTGAATTCTCGATATCGCGAATAATGCGTTGAATAGAACGATTGTCGAGATTGACAATATCCTCAAACACGAACATCCGCTTCTTAATTTCTTCTGCAAGCTCTGGATCTTGAATTTCGAGAGAGTCGAGAATCGTACGCTCTGTTCCACGGTCAACGCCATTCAAGATTTGAACGATCGCTTCGATTCCACCCGCATTCGTGTAATCCTGCGTTACAGTTGCTGATAGTTTCTGTTCAAGTACTCTCTCCACCTGTGCAATGACTTCAGGTGAGGTGCTGTCCATCAGAGCAATTCTTCGTGCCACATCTGCTTGCTTATCCTGTGGGAGCGATGAGAGCACGACAGATGATTGGTCAGGCTGCAAATACGAGAGAACGAGTGCAATCGTCTGCGAGTTCTCATTTTGAATAAAGTTCAATATTTGTGAAGGCTCAGCCTTCCGTGCGAAGTCGAATGGGCGTACTTGCAATGTAGCCGTTAATCGATTCAGAATATCGAGCGCCTTCTGTGATCCGAGCGCCTTCTCCAAAATTTCCTTCGCGTATGAAATACCGCCTTGAGAAATATATTCCTGTGCGACACATATCTGATGGAACTCGCTGAGAATCGTTTCCTTCTCATAGCTATCGACTTTACGTACGTTAGCGATCTCAAGCGTAAGCTGCTCGATCTCATCATCACGCAAATGCTTAAATACTTGAGCTGATACATCAGGTCCTAACGTAATTAGCAGTATGGCCGCTTTTTGCCGTCCGGACAATTGAAATTGTTTCGCCATCACTGCCACCTCTATTCATCCACAAGCCAAGTGCGGAGAAGATTAACAAACTCATCCGGCTTGCGCTTAGCTAGGCTTTCCAATTGTTTTCGTACTTGGCTTTCGTTCGCCACGTTATCAATATCGATAGTTGGCAATTCGACTTTAGTAGCTGCAGCGAGCTCTTCAGCCTCTTGAGCTGCTTTTTTGCGGCGATACATTACATAACCAACAACTGCCAGCAACGCAATTGCAAGTAGTCCAAGACCAGAAAATACAATTGTGCTCGTGGAAACTCCACCTGAGCTCGTATCCTCACTTTGGAACGTTCTGGACATTACAGATACACGCTGTGTCAACGCTTCGTCAGTCAGCTCCAGACCAGACTCTGCAAGCAATACTCTAACGCTACTAAACAATGAGTCTTGAATGCCTTGTTTAAGTTCGTCAGTCATTACCGCAGCATCGACACCAACATTTATTGAAAGATCCTTAACTTTATAGGGTCCGTAGTCGATATTATTAATAATACGACTAATTTCCCAATTGGTGATCGATGAGGCTTCCTCAGATGTCGAGCCTCCAGATCCTGAACCAGAAGGATAATTCGCAATATCGGTTTCGCCAACACCAACAGGTCCTGAAGAACTACCCGCACCTGTATACGTTTTTGTTGACTCTTCTCGGCTAATTTCAATTCCGCGATTATCATTGTTTGGCAGTGGCTGCACAATATTTTCTTGAGATGTCTTCTTATCGAAGTTAAGCGCAGATACGACACTCACCACAATGTTATCCATGCCGACAAGTGGAGATAAGAAAGATTGAATGTTCCTTCTTAACTTGTTATCAAACTCTTCTTGGATAGCGAATTGTGTCGCATACAATTCTCCGCTAATGCCGCTTTGACCACCTAGCTGTGCAGATGGTGTCAAATCTCCCGTGACTGAGCTACTGATGCGAATATCTTCGATTGCAAGATTAGGAACAGCTGATTTCACTAAATTATAATAGCTATCAATATCCGTTTGCTTCGGTCTAAAACCAGTTTGGAACGTAATGACAACTGCAGCAGTCGCTTTGTCCTTGTTCGAGTCGTTCAAAAATACAGTCGCTTCTGGCAAAGTCACAATCGCTTTTACTTTTGAAATCCCCTGCATGTTTAATAACAATTGTTGAATTTCGCCATTATACATGTTGCGATACTTTACGCTGAATTCTTTGTCTGTCGTACCGATAGAAGAAGATTGGGACATCTCCGCAAAGCCAACTGAGCCACTTTGCACAAGCCCTTGAGATCCAACATCCACCTTTACTTTAGATACGGAAGCGCTTGGAACAGAAATGCTCGTCCCATTTAACTTGTAGCTGATCCCATTGCTTTCTAGGTAGTCAATGACAGCAGCTGCATCTGCATTATCTAAGTTCTGATAAGCAATCTCATATTCAGTTTTCGTAAAGTACATCGTCAAAAAGATAATGATAAACAATAACAGTACAGCCGTAGAGGCAAGCACCCATTTACTCTTCTTGTCGTACTGGCTCCAGAAGTCTTTCGCTTTCCCTTGAACCATTGCCCACTTCTCGTTCACACTGTCACCTCACCTGCGGTTAACACGGTACCTGCAGACGAACTGTACTGCAGATTCGCTATGTATTGGCTACGTCGAATAATAGAACTACATTTGCATCCGCATGATCTCTTGATATGCTTCGATGACTTTGTTACGAACTTGAGCTGTTAAAGATAAACTTAATTCCGCTTTCGAT is from Candidatus Cohnella colombiensis and encodes:
- the fliG gene encoding flagellar motor switch protein FliG gives rise to the protein MAKQFQLSGRQKAAILLITLGPDVSAQVFKHLRDDEIEQLTLEIANVRKVDSYEKETILSEFHQICVAQEYISQGGISYAKEILEKALGSQKALDILNRLTATLQVRPFDFARKAEPSQILNFIQNENSQTIALVLSYLQPDQSSVVLSSLPQDKQADVARRIALMDSTSPEVIAQVERVLEQKLSATVTQDYTNAGGIEAIVQILNGVDRGTERTILDSLEIQDPELAEEIKKRMFVFEDIVNLDNRSIQRIIRDIENSDLQLALKVASEEVRDAIFRNMSKRMAETFKEEMEYMGPVRLRDVEEAQTRIVATIRRLEEAGEIIIARGGGDDIIV
- the fliF gene encoding flagellar basal-body MS-ring/collar protein FliF; protein product: MNEKWAMVQGKAKDFWSQYDKKSKWVLASTAVLLLFIIIFLTMYFTKTEYEIAYQNLDNADAAAVIDYLESNGISYKLNGTSISVPSASVSKVKVDVGSQGLVQSGSVGFAEMSQSSSIGTTDKEFSVKYRNMYNGEIQQLLLNMQGISKVKAIVTLPEATVFLNDSNKDKATAAVVITFQTGFRPKQTDIDSYYNLVKSAVPNLAIEDIRISSSVTGDLTPSAQLGGQSGISGELYATQFAIQEEFDNKLRRNIQSFLSPLVGMDNIVVSVVSALNFDKKTSQENIVQPLPNNDNRGIEISREESTKTYTGAGSSSGPVGVGETDIANYPSGSGSGGSTSEEASSITNWEISRIINNIDYGPYKVKDLSINVGVDAAVMTDELKQGIQDSLFSSVRVLLAESGLELTDEALTQRVSVMSRTFQSEDTSSGGVSTSTIVFSGLGLLAIALLAVVGYVMYRRKKAAQEAEELAAATKVELPTIDIDNVANESQVRKQLESLAKRKPDEFVNLLRTWLVDE